A stretch of the Capsicum annuum cultivar UCD-10X-F1 chromosome 10, UCD10Xv1.1, whole genome shotgun sequence genome encodes the following:
- the LOC124887627 gene encoding auxin-responsive protein SAUR32-like gives MGKERKSNCKGIMINHLILKLKSITHLQLIPKYSNRYQFDVVESVDTPRANEEVVPNDVKEGYFAVFSVNPKEEPKRFIVELHWLTDPSFLKLMKQTEDEYGFEPKGVLEVPCLAEELQKILELNIGSNVSANFVV, from the coding sequence ATggggaaagaaagaaaaagcaatTGCAAGGGCATCATGATTAATCATCTTATATTAAAGCTCAAGAGCATTACTCATCTTCAATTAATTCCCAAATATTCCAATAGGTATCAATTTGATGTTGTGGAAAGTGTGGACACACCAAGAGCAAATGAGGAAGTTGTACCAAATGATGTTAAAGAAGGTTACTTTGCTGTATTTTCAGTGAATCCAAAGGAAGAACCAAAGAGGTTTATTGTGGAATTGCATTGGCTTACTGATCCATCATTCTTGAAATTAATGAAACAAACTGAAGATGAATATGGATTTGAACCAAAGGGTGTTCTTGAAGTTCCTTGTCTTGCTGAGGAATTGCAGAAGATTTTGGAACTCAACATTGGAAGTAATGTCAGTGCTAATTTTGTAGTTTAA